Proteins encoded in a region of the Phaenicophaeus curvirostris isolate KB17595 chromosome 1, BPBGC_Pcur_1.0, whole genome shotgun sequence genome:
- the ANGPTL5 gene encoding angiopoietin-related protein 5: MNCFGVTSLICLNIFLFSWGETVISNGKRCSSMDTRNVGAVEESLKTEEKNKSADISKQNEQCVVPCDVQAKILRGEKHYMCRNLQNSLVEYARSTKMLIRNMMDDQQSSLDYLSSQVNELMNRVLLLNTEILRKHLDSLPYKAVQSHGLDCTDIKDTVGSVSKTPTGLYIIHPEGSNYPFEVLCDMDFQGGGWTVVQKRTDGIVPFQRTWSEYLDGFGDLSGEFWLGLRKIFQIVNQKATSFCLHVDLESENDKRAYASYDGFWIEDEACSFKIHLGRYSGNAGDAFRGYRKQDNQNSMPFSTFDVDNDGCRPICTIKAQPVKSCSNFSDSTGWWFNQCGLANLNGVHRYTGRFLATGIHWDTWTMNNKPVKIKSVSMKIRRTYKPYFH; this comes from the exons ATGAACTGCTTTGGGGTAACTTCATTGATctgtcttaatatttttttgttcagctggggagagactgtcaTCAGTAATGGCAAACGTTGTTCATCTATG GACACAAGGAACGTTGGAGCTGTGGAGGAATCCCtcaagacagaagagaaaaataaatctgcagatatttcaaaacaaaacgaGCAATGTGTTGTACCATGTGATGTTCAAGCTAAAATTTTACGAGGGGAAAAACATTACATGTGCA gaaatttgCAAAACTCTCTTGTTGAATATGCAAGAAGTACAAAAATGCTGATAAGAAACATGATGGATGATCAACAGTCTTCCCTGGATTACCTTTCTAGCCAg GTAAATGAACTCATGAACAGAGTTCTTCTTTTGAACACAGAAATTTTGAGAAAGCATTTGGATTCACTTCCTTACAAAGCAGTTCAGTCTCATG GGTTGGATTGCACTGACATTAAAGATACTGTTGGTTCAGTTTCAAAAACTCCAACTGGTTTGTACATTATCCATCCAGAAGGATCAAATTATCCTTTTGAG gtcttatgtgacatggattttCAAGGAGGTGGATGGACTGTGGTTCAGAAAAGAACTGATGGAATCGTTCCATTTCAGAGAACATGGTCTGAGTATCTCGATGGATTTGGTGACCTTTCtg GGGAATTTTGGCTTGGACTGAGGAAGATTTTTCAGATAGTAAATCAAAAAGCCACTAGTTTCTGTCTTCATGTGGATTTGGAATCGGAAAATGACAAGCGTGCTTATGCATCATATGATGGATTTTGGATTGAAGATGAAGCATGTTCTTTTAAGATCCATTTGGGGCGATATTCAGGAAATGCTG GTGATGCGTTTAGAGGATACAGAAAACAAGATAACCAGAATTCAATGCCTTTCAGCACATTTGATGTTGATAATGATGGATGCAGGCCAATATGCACTATTAAAGCACAGCCTGTAAAGAGCTGCAGTAACTTCAGTGATAGCACTGGATGGTGGTTCAACCAGTGTGGCCTTGCAAACCTTAATGGTGTTCATCGCTACACAGGTAGATTTCTTGCAACTGGGATTCACTGGGATACATGGACAATGAACAATAAACCAGTCAAAATTAAATCAGTTTCAATGAAAATCCGGAGAACCTACAAGCCATATTTCCATTAA